The segment AATGAGCCCCTCATTAGCCATTACTCAAGTAATATCTATTCCACCCGAGGAATTGATCCTACCTACTCTCGACGGCGGCACTATTCCGATTCCAATACCAAATAGTCACATTGGGAAGAAGCCGATCCACGTTAGATTGTTGAGTTCCAAACGGCGCATAGGACTGGTAAATGAGATGTCAATTTACTTTCTCTCCACGTGCAAAATGctggtaatatttttttcacaagcAACATTTCAAGGTCGGATCCGGCGGTATCGGAGGGGAATTGCTCGGCCTGTGCGACGAACTGATCATTCACATCCACGGAGGTGGATTCGTGTCGCAGACGTCGCGGTCGCACGAAATGTACCTGCGTAGCTGGTCCACGACACTCGGCGTGCCGATCTTAAGCATAGACTACAGCCTGGCCCCGGAAGCTCCCTATCCTCGCGCGCTCGAAGAAGTGCTGTACGCTTACGCGTGGGCATTGAAGCATGCTAGTACGTTACTCGGAAGTACGGCGAAGAAAGTGATACTCGTCGGTAAGATAAATCTATGATCGAACAGCTGACAGCTGATTATTCAGTTCTGTAAAACGGAAATGATCTCTCACAGGTGACTCTGCGGGAGCAAATTTATGCTTGGGCGCCACTCTGAAATGCCTGcagttaaacataaaaaaaccAGACGGTCTCTTTATAGCGTACGCACCAGTGCTCGTAGAGTTTGTCCCGTCGCCCTCTCGACTGCTCTGCCTCACGGATCCGTTATTGCCGTTTGGCTTTATGATCCGATGCTTGAAGGCCTATGCAGCGTGCGACAACAAAAAACCCACAAAGTAAGATTCtaattaaaactattgtaCCTTtgcattaaaagtttaaattttgaagtaGAACGCGTACGGATCGCCTAAGCGTTCTCGTCCGCGCGCACATGTACGTTGATGTACGCACGTAATCAAGTTACTTTGCACAACAGGGAGCAGGAGAATGGAGAATGCGCGAAATCGGATACAGAATCCTTTGCGGAAGTGAGCGAAAGTGATCTCATAGCGTTAGCTCTGAGCCCGAACGGTGACGATGCGAACGGCGCGCAGAAATTAGTATCCCTACCGTCCGATTCGACGTTGAATTCTGTCAGTCTGACGGAAGTCGATGGTACATATAAATCAGACGagcctatatatatatcctaCTTACGATTTAATCGACGTACACACCTCtggaatatatatacattttgaaaaatctttgcGATAGGTGCTGAGTGCCCGAAAACGCAGGCGAAGTCTCAAGAATATATCAACAggtttttaaatatgtacagaAGTTCCGGCCTCGCTTCGTCATCGTCGCCTGCAACAAAAAACGGCGGCGTCAGCAGAGATGGTAACGTCTCGGGACAAAGTAACAAATCGTGGTCTCTGTTCGGATGGTCTTTGGGCAGAAATAGCAATAAGGAGATCAGAGAACTCGATACGGAGAACGTCCGAAGTCCTACCGAAGAATTTATCTTTACGGTACCAAGGGATCCCTTCTTGAGCCCTTATCTCGCGCCAGATAACATGCTAGCTCGCATGCCACCTATAAAGATGCTGGTAAGcatttagatttttatcagTAATATGCAGTGTGTTAATATGTTTTTAGCTGCATTAAGTGAAAAGTTTTGGAGCAGACTGTACGTGTGTATATTGCATTTCTAGACGGTGCATCTTGACCCTTGTCTTGATGATTGCGTCATGTTTGCGAGGAAGCTTCGCTCGCTTGGCAATAAAGTTACGCTggatatattatcaaatttgcCGCACGGATTCCTCAATCTTTTAGTGGTAAAACTCTCTTATTTACTATTCTataaatctgaattattttaatggaaaataaataatggacaatgaaaataatatatatagtgaagataaaaattatgtttttgatTTCTTTGATTGCATCGCTTTGTTGTAGGTTTCGAAAGAGGCGGCGGAAGGTGCGGAAATCTGTGCCAGAAAATTGAAAGAGTTGCTGGAGCTGTAACtatgtaatattgaaaacttattactgttatcaaaaatatatatatgttaatttagaGTAAACGGGAAACGTACTTCAATGTCGCAAAACGCCTATTTATACAGCGAATGTAATTGTGTCTAGATGCGACCAAGCAtccatcattttttttcagcgGCTTAACTATTTGTAACGTTTCACGGTGTAGGCGTATAATGAGCAATGCTGTATGCTAATTTTCTACTATATTAACCATTGTTGTTATTGCATATTAATGTGATTGAGATAACTAATATCTTGATTGCATCTGTAATAACAATCCAACATATCGATGTGTCGCATTGCAACATTattcaaaacaattaaaatacgGGGATGTATTCCGAGTCCATTAAATGTTCTGGTCACAGCGATATTAGCGAATAAGGATACAAATATCCTGCACGCAGTACTATagatatttagtattatattttgatttctttttacacaCATGTATTTCTACACGTATGTATATCTTGTATATCCACATGagctatatattatattagataataaattatgtaaagatTGCACGTTTTTTTCGTGCATTAATTCTGCAATACTCATTTTACAtgacaattttgaatatgtaaagCAATTATAAAGtgcaatatttgttatttcttatacatatatttttaatatgcatgCAATCATTTTAACGccacaattttctaaaaatgaaaaaatttaaatattgtgtaaaaatttttaaatacatctGAGTAGAAAAAGATTGATGgacaataaaaacatatgTATGGTAAACaatggaaattataattttggtCTTTACACCcaaaggaatatttttataacacgaTTGACTCTTAGATACTGAACATGCTGAACAGTCAGTGAATTTGTTTCaacatatttaatgaattcaaataaaaaaacttactGCAATCATTcgttaatacaaaaaaactgaTTAAAATCTTCTATTCAATGAATGAATTATTCAGACAATTGGATAAACATTGTTGTTTTCTGAATAATCAATGTGTATGCAGATAAGGGAGATTATTTGACTCACAACACAgcaaaagatataatataaaatgattttattgacaGAACATGGGTATATATGCAAttctaaattatgaaaaagataaattaatgaaaacaaTGCTACTTATGAGTTGACAGTTTGATGATTTGTTTGATTTGCTCGAGGACGCAGTGTTTTTTGCAGCACATGTGCATCTGCTGGTTCTATTCTCTTATAGTAATGCTCTTTAGTTTCGACAATTTCAAATccaaatttcttataaaagtCAATCGCGCCTTCATTACTTATTTGAACATGTCTGCAAATGTGAAATAAGCGTTATTAAAGTGAAATACCCTCTTGTGAAATTGTTCATTAGAGTAACACAAATGCACATTATACTTACAGGAAAATGGAGTCAAAATTTCCATCTTTGTTAACATAGTTTAAAACATGCTGGACCATAACAGTGCCAATTCCTAATCTTCTGTATGGATAAAGACAACCCAATGTCATTATATATAACCGTCTAGAATTTTCTGAAGTATCTACACGACAGCAGACTGCCCCGACCTGAAAATCACGACATAACGCATAAATACTTGTGTTTACGTTTTGTTTACACTAAagtttaaattagattttttattttttgctagcAGAACACGTGTAAAGAAATTTAAGTaaactattaatatatactatGTAGCATGCATTTCTCTTAATTAATCTTATCTATACAGATTATTCAACTTTTACTAAGTTATGCAtttatcatcatttttttcagtatCCCTCCCTCATAATCTTTACAGAGCATGATTTGAGAATTGTTATACTAgaataatcattttaaatacCACTATGTCATTGTAATATGCTAGTTTGGCGAGTTCTCCAGCTTCTAGTACATCCTTGTAAAACTTTTCGTTATATGAAACTGGGAATACGacttgatttaataatttcagttGCTTTATGTTATGTGGTGTCACGTCGCCTAATTCTATTTTAGACctgtaattaaatacaaatgtaaaattcaagataGAATGGCTATCTCGGCATGTGTAGCTTGGACAAATTCTGAAGGAAAGTATGACATTTGATCACAATCGTGAATGTTTTTCAGAGCGTTTTTTCATCTGGATATATCAGCGAGCGATCAACAAGACGAGAATATATagttatttgaataaaactgCGCAAAGAAACATAACCTTCAAAAATTTACATCACTAACCTGGTCATCTTGACGGGCGCTGAAGAAACTTTGTGCTCTCAGCGCGGTGTGCGGAAAGTAAATCTTCGCATGCGCAGCTTgacttttgaaaatattttcgtaactACTTCGAGGGCCCGGAGCGACTGGAGGTATGTAGGAGCAGTGACTTTATCGACTATTTCGGCCAcacgatataataattacaaaaatcaaaaattgacGCTgcgaataaaagtaattaaaatctaTTCTTATAGAACGATTGCTCTTCAATcgctttatattatattagtatgtacattatgtatattagtaaggattgataaaaagaatttcaaccgcgatgtaataattaaaccttaaatttaaaacatatctAATGTACTATGGATAtaagaaagataatttttcaaaaatattaagtttatataacagtttaaaaaatttataaaaatctagtGCTTTCTATGCATCATTGCTTTCAATAGTTGGCAGCACTGATTGTACGCatcaacatttattaatttttataaataaaaactaaacaaaaattaaaaatctaacaatagaatttaaaaaagcgATTGAGGAGCAATTGTTTCATaagaatagattttttttttaataaataaaattatttgctaagTAAAAATTGGTGATTATTttcatgtataattttattaatattaataaattaagtggAACAATTACGGATATCGAAGAAGCAATTGAAGAGCAATTCTTTGGTGTATGTTTCGACATAGTTACTTTTTTTCGCAACGCCAACTTCCGATTGGTAAAAGTCGGTATATCTTCTCATAATGAAGAATTTGCATAGTATCCAAATTTTCATTGCACAACGTCATTCCGTTATCTCCACGCTAGATGACGCGCGCAACGCGCCGCCATCTTGTACACCACATGACCTCGTTGCCGTGTCCCGTGACCAGCTCACGTGAATTTTGACAAATtcaaacgtttttttttccggCGGCGAGGGATGGACATTTTGGAGCAGCAACTCGAACAGCAGGATGTCAGGTAGCGTTTACGTTAAATATCGACCGCCTGATTATGCGAACACCTATCCCTTCCGTCTCGCCCGAGGTCTCCTCAAGGTCATCATCACTTAGTGCACAGTGCGCACTTACTTACGCCGTAGGATCGACACACAGGCGTCGAAGTAATACACATAGCATGAAACTCCGTTAAGATGAGACGATAACGCGCCTCAAAGtgttgtttaattttgcagCGTCGTGAAGGAAGACGGCGATGGCTCGGGGATTGTTATAGAGGAAACGGAAATCGTGGATTGCGACGGTAAGAGCATACTGCATTCGGCAAGAAATTTTCAACTCGTACATCTTCACTTGCAAACTATACTACTGTCGGATTTACTTAGAATAACTTGTTCAATTTTGTGTTGTTAAAGATCAATTTACATGgatgtgttttatttttctcaggGGAGCCTGTTGCAGAGGATGAAATGCATTATCAAGAAACCTTAGCATATCGGTTTGTTCAAGTGAATGGTACGCCAGATATACAATCAGCCAACGAGATAGAACTGCCTGTGTCGCAACCAGGGAATAATACAGTGCAAGTTCTGACGTCACCTTTGAACGGACAGTTTTATGTTATTGGCAACGCGAACGATGTCTTCACCACAGCCCAGGCATCGAGATCCTTGATGCCAAGGGCAACCGCTTTACAGATAGAAACCCCAAGAAATTGTACCGCTGGCTTGAAGAAGGTTCAatacaatttatcattatttcacTCGCTTTAAGTACGTGagaagtaatttttttcggCTCTATTAGAGGGACGACAGGCGGAGAGCAACGCACAATGAAGTTGAACGTCGGCGTagagacaaaataaataactggATTGCAAAGTTAGGTAAAATCATACCCGAGTGTAATCCTAGTACTACTACGACTGGCAGTGGCAGCAGTGGAGAAGGAAAGACCAATTATGAAACTCAGGTAAATAATGAAACTTTTATTGCTCAAGTATCTTTTTAACGACTGTTATTCTTTCACAACAGAGTAAAGGAGGCATTTTGGCAAAGGCCTGCGAATATATAGGAGAACTGCGCACAGCTAATCAAAATCTAAGTCAATGTTTACGGGACAACGACAAACTGCGGCAAGAAATCACGGCGCTAAAACAATTAGTTGCCCAATTAAAACGTGAAAATCTCCAACTCAGATCACAAATATCACCCTCGTCATCGGCCACTAGTACTGACGTTGTACATTTGAGTTCGTAAGCTTCCTCTAATTCATGAGTTAGTAATTCTTTCTGTACATACTAGGATTTATGAATGTTATCTTACCATATAGGGGATCCTAAATTTTCGTTCTCTTTTGTGACAACTTGCACCAAACTTTAACaagttttcaaatattccGACTTCCTTGTGCAAATAAAATCAGATGCTTTTCTAATGAAATAAgatttgttctttatagctgaactggctgcactagaactagactatttttttttctccacgttggaaacaaaaagataaactctgaactagtgcagccagttcagctataaagagcAGACTTATAGTCATAGCTACACGTTCATGCTTTTATAATGTCAATGCTACaagttaatcttttaatttattaaaattagcatcactttttatt is part of the Linepithema humile isolate Giens D197 chromosome 3, Lhum_UNIL_v1.0, whole genome shotgun sequence genome and harbors:
- the LOC105676544 gene encoding upstream stimulatory factor 1-like isoform X1 translates to MDILEQQLEQQDVSVVKEDGDGSGIVIEETEIVDCDGEPVAEDEMHYQETLAYRFVQVNGTPDIQSANEIELPVSQPGNNTVQVLTSPLNGQFYVIGNANDVFTTAQASRSLMPRATALQIETPRNCTAGLKKRDDRRRATHNEVERRRRDKINNWIAKLGKIIPECNPSTTTTGSGSSGEGKTNYETQSKGGILAKACEYIGELRTANQNLSQCLRDNDKLRQEITALKQLVAQLKRENLQLRSQISPSSSATSTDVVHLSS
- the Hsl gene encoding hormone-sensitive lipase; translated protein: MSTHNDDFERPFEDFEPLQWGALREMCRASVEYFAPQQDENSVRIKAALLAILDHLDQLQPLYREIAKIAPHFDFDEETPGNGYRSFLLLVDKCVMHSGQICRKMYYQKDSMLFRKSYYMKEVEACSQLLASLYTCLQHLKTLYTWSIEVMSDGKPSLFALGDHTAEELLSQAEDINQYCFYGRCLGFQFCDSLKHVLKTLSFCMASFSEMYYNNGTLLGRCANSVKYLLDPEARARRIVNVSQHADISFCQAFWFLNESEIMTIMSPSLAITQVISIPPEELILPTLDGGTIPIPIPNSHIGKKPIHVRLLSSKRRIGLVGSGGIGGELLGLCDELIIHIHGGGFVSQTSRSHEMYLRSWSTTLGVPILSIDYSLAPEAPYPRALEEVLYAYAWALKHASTLLGSTAKKVILVGDSAGANLCLGATLKCLQLNIKKPDGLFIAYAPVLVEFVPSPSRLLCLTDPLLPFGFMIRCLKAYAACDNKKPTKEQENGECAKSDTESFAEVSESDLIALALSPNGDDANGAQKLVSLPSDSTLNSVSLTEVDGAECPKTQAKSQEYINRFLNMYRSSGLASSSSPATKNGGVSRDGNVSGQSNKSWSLFGWSLGRNSNKEIRELDTENVRSPTEEFIFTVPRDPFLSPYLAPDNMLARMPPIKMLTVHLDPCLDDCVMFARKLRSLGNKVTLDILSNLPHGFLNLLVVSKEAAEGAEICARKLKELLEL
- the LOC105676544 gene encoding upstream stimulatory factor 1-like isoform X2 → MHYQETLAYRFVQVNGTPDIQSANEIELPVSQPGNNTVQVLTSPLNGQFYVIGNANDVFTTAQASRSLMPRATALQIETPRNCTAGLKKRDDRRRATHNEVERRRRDKINNWIAKLGKIIPECNPSTTTTGSGSSGEGKTNYETQSKGGILAKACEYIGELRTANQNLSQCLRDNDKLRQEITALKQLVAQLKRENLQLRSQISPSSSATSTDVVHLSS
- the san gene encoding probable N-acetyltransferase san → MTRSKIELGDVTPHNIKQLKLLNQVVFPVSYNEKFYKDVLEAGELAKLAYYNDIVVGAVCCRVDTSENSRRLYIMTLGCLYPYRRLGIGTVMVQHVLNYVNKDGNFDSIFLHVQISNEGAIDFYKKFGFEIVETKEHYYKRIEPADAHVLQKTLRPRANQTNHQTVNS